A region from the Papio anubis isolate 15944 chromosome 6, Panubis1.0, whole genome shotgun sequence genome encodes:
- the TRERF1 gene encoding transcriptional-regulating factor 1 isoform X2 has protein sequence MGDQQLYKTNHVAHGSENLFYQQPPLGVHGGLNHNYGNAVTGGGMDAPQASPISPHFPQETRDGLGLPVGSKNLGQMDTSRQGGWGSHAGPGNHVQLRGNLANSNMMWGAPAQAEPTDGYQYTYSQASEIRTQKLTSGVLHKLDSFTQVFANQNLRIQVNNMAQVLHTQSAVMDGAPDSALRQLLSQKPMEPPAPAIPSRYQQVSQQPHPGFTGGLSKPALQVGQHPTQGHLYYDYQQPLAQVPVQGGQPLQAPQMLSQHMQQMQQHQYYPPQQQQQAGQQRISMQEIQTQPQQIRPSQPQPPPPPPQQQQLQLQQRQGSMQIPQYYQPQPMMQHLQEQQQQQMHLQPPSYHRDPHQYTPEQAHTVQLIPLGSMSQYYYQEPQQPYSHPLYQQSHLPQHQQREDSQLKTYSSDRQAQAMLSSHGDLGPPDAGMGDPASSDLTRVSSALPHRPLLSPSGIHLNNMGPQHQQLSPSAMWPQMHLPDGRAQPGSPESSGQPKGVFGEQFDAKNKLTCSICLKEFKNLPALNGHMRSHGGMRASPNLKQEEGEKVLPPQPQPPLPPPPPPPPPPQLPPEAESLTPMVMPVSVPVKLLPPKPSSQGFTNSTVAAPSARDKPASSMSDDEMPVLVRMTLSPPHSPQGAAPRTPAEIPRKHQPSVPKAEEPLKTVQEKKKFRHRPEPLFIPPPPSYNPNPAASYSGATLYQSQLRSPRVLGDHLLLDPTHELPPYTPPPMLSPVRQGSGLFSNVISGHGPGAHPQLPLTPLTPTPRVLLCRSNSIDGSNVTVTPGPGEQTVDVEPRINIGLRFQAEIPELQDISALAQDTHKATLVWKPWPELENHDLQQRVENLLHLCCSSALPGGGTNSEFALHSLFEAKGDVMVALEMLLLRKPVRLKCHPLANYHYAGSDKWTSLERKLFNKALATYSKDFIFVQKMVKSKTVAQCVEYYYTWKKIMRLGRKHRTRLAEIIDDCVAEAPSWTTWALKMGRKAQASMKLQMKEERTSEEEEELEEEEEDPEEDRKSTKEEESEVPKSPEPPPVPVLAPTEGPPLQALGQPSGSFICEMPNCGAVFSSRQALNGHARIHGGTNQVTKARGAVPSGKQKPGGTQSGYCSVKSSPSHSTTSGETDPTTIFPCKECGKVFFKIKSRNAHMKTHRQQEEQQRQKAQKAAFAAEMAATIERTTGPVGAPGLLPLDQLSLIKPIKDVDILDDDVVQQLGGVMEEAEVVDTDLLLDDQDSVLLQGDAEL, from the exons ATGGGTGACCAGCAACTGTACAAGACCAACCATGTGGCCCACGGTAGTGAGAACCTTTTCTACCAACAGCCACCACTTGGCGTCCACGGCGGGCTGAACCACAACTATGGGAATGCAGTAACAGGGGGCGGAATGGATGCCCCTCAGGCCTCGCCCATCTCCCCCCACTTCCCTCAAGAAACGCGGGATGGTCTGGGCTTGCCTGTTGGCTCCAAAAACCTTGGCCAAATGGATACCTCGAGGCAGGGAGGGTGGGGAAGTCATGCAGGGCCTGGAAACCATGTCCAGCTACGTGGAAACCTGGCCAACTCAAACATGATGTGGGGGGCACCGGCCCAGGCTGAGCCCACTGATGGCTACCAATATACCTACTCCCAGGCCAGCGAGATCCGGACCCAGAAGCTTACCAGCGGTGTCTTACACAAGCTGGACTCTTTCACCCAGGTGTTTGCCAACCAAAACCTGCGAATTCAGGTCAACAATATGGCCCAGGTGCTGCACACTCAGTCAGCAGTGATGGATGGAGCCCCTGACAGTGCCCTCCGCCAGCTGCTGTCTCAGAAGCCCATGGAGCCCCCAGCACCGGCTATCCCTTCCCGCTACCAGCAGGTGTCCCAGCAGCCTCACCCTGGTTTCACTGGTGGGCTGTCCAAACCAGCCCTTCAGGTCGGGCAGCACCCTACCCAAGGGCACCTGTATTATGACTACCAGCAGCCACTGGCTCAGGTGCCAGTGCAGGGAGGACAGCCACTGCAGGCCCCACAGATGCTGTCACAGCACATGCAACAGATGCAGCAGCACCAGTATTACCCACCGCAGCAACAGCAGCAAGCCGGGCAACAGCGTATCTCCATGCAAGAAATACAGACGCAGCCGCAACAAATTCGCCCATCACAACCAcagccgccgccaccgccgccgcagcagcagcagctacagCTGCAGCAGCGGCAGGGTTCAATGCAGATACCTCAGTATTATCAGCCCCAACCCATGATGCAGCACTTgcaagagcagcagcagcaacagatGCACCTGCAGCCCCCTTCTTATCACAGGGACCCTCACCAGTATACCCCAGAGCAGGCACACACTGTCCAGCTGATTCCCCTGGGCTCCATGTCCCAGTACTACTACCAGGAGCCCCAGCAGCCCTACAGCCACCCCCTCTACCAGcagagccacctgcctcagcaccAGCAGCGTGAGGACAGTCAGCTGAAGACCTACTCTAGTGACAGACAGGCCCAGGCCATGCTGAGCTCCCATGGGGACTTGGGGCCTCCTGACGCAGGAATGGGAGACCCAGCGAGCTCGGATCTGACCCGGGTCAGCAGCGCCCTCCCCCATCGCCCCCTCCTATCCCCCAGTGGGATCCACCTCAACAACATGGGGCCTCAGCATCAGCAGCTGTCTCCTAGTGCCATGTGGCCCCAG ATGCACCTACCTGATGGGAGAGCCCAGCCAGGGTCCCCTGAGTCAAG TGGCCAACCCAAAGGAGTGTTTGGGGAGCAGTTTGATGCCAAGAACAAGCTGACATGCTCCATCTGCCTGAAGGAGTTCAAGAACCTGCCTGCCCTGAACGGCCACATGCGGTCCCACGGGGGAATGAGGGCCTCCCCCAACCTCAAACAG gaggaaggagagaaggtcCTGCCGCCTCAGCCCCAGCCGCCActgccgcctccgcctccgcctccgccgcCGCCACAGCTCCCTCCCGAGGCAGAAAGCCTCACGCCTATGGTCATGCCCGTGTCTGTCCCTGTCAAGCTTCTCCCGCCCAAGCCCAGCTCTCAGGGGTTCACCAACAGCACCGTTGCCGCCCCCTCCGCCAGAGACAAGCCAGCCAGCTCGATGTCGGACGACGAGATGCCTGTGCTCGTGAGGATGACCCTCTCTCCCCCACACTCACCCCAAGGGGCTGCCCCCCGCACGCCTGCT GAAATCCCCAGGAAGCATCAGCCCAGCGTGCCCAAAGCCGAGGAGCCCCTCAAGACCGTGCAGGAGAAGAAAAAGTTCCGGCACCGGCCGGAACCACTCTTCATCCCGCCGCCGCCCTCCTACAACCCGAACCCCGCCGCCTCCTACTCGGGCGCCACCCTGTACCAGAGCCAGCTGCGCTCCCCGCGCGTCCTCGGGGATCACCTGCTCCTGGACCCCACCCACGAGCTGCCCCCTTACACGCCCCCACCCATGCTGAGCCCGGTGCGCCAGGGCTCAGGGCTCTTCAGCAATGTCATCTCCGGCCACGGCCCTGGCGCCCACCCGCAGCTGCCCCTGACGCCCCTGACGCCCACGCCACGGGTGCTGCTGTGTCGCTCCA acagcATCGATGGCAGCAACGTGACGGTCACCCCAGGGCCTGGAGAGCAGACCGTAGATGTTGAACC ACGCATCAACATTGGCTTGAGATTCCAAGCAGAAATCCCTGAACTCCAAGATATCTCTGCCCTGGCCCAGGACACACACAAGGCCACACTGGTATGGAAGCCCTGGCCAGAACTAGAAAACCATGACCTCCAGCAAAGAG TGGAGAATCTTCTGCATTTGTGCTGTTCCAGTGCATTGCCAGGTGGAGGGACCAATTCTGAATTTGCTTTGCACTCTCTGTTTGAGGCCAAAGGTGATGTAATG GTTGCTCTGGAAATGCTGCTGCTGCGGAAGCCGGTCAGGTTAAAATGTCATCCTTTAGCAAATTACCACTATGCCG GTTCGGACAAGTGGACCTCCCTAGAAAGAAAACTGTTTAACAAAGCACTAGCCACTTACAGCAAAGACTTTATTTTTGTACAGAAGATG GTGAAGTCCAAGACGGTGGCTCAGTGCGTGGAGTACTACTACACATGGAAAAAGATCATGCGGCTGGGGCGGAAACACCGGACACGCCTGGCGGAAATCATCGACGATTGTGTG GCAGAGGCACCGTCTTGGACTACGTGGGCTTTGAAGATGGGTAGGAAGGCCCAGGCCAGCATGAAGCTTCAGATGAAGGAGGAGAGG AcaagtgaagaagaagaagagttagaggaggaggaggaggacccGGAAGAAGATAGGAAATCCACAAAAGAAGAAGAGAGTGAGGTGCCGAAGTCCCCGGAGCCGCCACCCGTCCCTGTCCTGGCTCCCACGGAGGGGCCGCCCCTGCAGGCCCTGGGCCAGCCCTCAGGctccttcatctgtgaaatgccCAACTGTGGGGCT GTGTTCAGCTCCCGACAGGCACTGAATGGCCATGCCCGCATCCACGGGGGCACCAACCAGGTGACCAAGGCCCGAGGTGCCGTCCCCTCTGGGAAGCAGAAGCCTGGTGGCACCCAGAGTGGGTACTGTTCGGTGAAGAGCTCACCCTCTCACAGCACCACCAGCGGCGAGACAGACCCCACCACCATCTTCCCCTGCAAGGAGTGTGGCAA agtctTCTTCAAGATCAAAAGCCGAAATGCGCACATGAAAACTCACAGGCAGCAGGAGGAACAGCAGAGGCAAAAGGCTCAGAAGGCGGCTTTTGCAGCTGAGATGGCAGCCACGATCGAGAGGACTACGGGGCCCGTGGGGGCGCCAGGGCTGCTGCCCCTGGACCAGCTGAGTCTGATAAAACCCATCAAGGACGTGGACATCCTCGACGACGACGTCGTCCAGCAGTTGGGAGGTGTCATGGAAGAGGCTGAAGTCGTGGACACCGATCTTCTCTTGGATGATCAAGATTCAGTCTTGCTTCAGGGTGACGCAGAACTATAA
- the TRERF1 gene encoding transcriptional-regulating factor 1 isoform X4 codes for MGDQQLYKTNHVAHGSENLFYQQPPLGVHGGLNHNYGNAVTGGGMDAPQASPISPHFPQETRDGLGLPVGSKNLGQMDTSRQGGWGSHAGPGNHVQLRGNLANSNMMWGAPAQAEPTDGYQYTYSQASEIRTQKLTSGVLHKLDSFTQVFANQNLRIQVNNMAQVLHTQSAVMDGAPDSALRQLLSQKPMEPPAPAIPSRYQQVSQQPHPGFTGGLSKPALQVGQHPTQGHLYYDYQQPLAQVPVQGGQPLQAPQMLSQHMQQMQQHQYYPPQQQQQAGQQRISMQEIQTQPQQIRPSQPQPPPPPPQQQQLQLQQRQGSMQIPQYYQPQPMMQHLQEQQQQQMHLQPPSYHRDPHQYTPEQAHTVQLIPLGSMSQYYYQEPQQPYSHPLYQQSHLPQHQQREDSQLKTYSSDRQAQAMLSSHGDLGPPDAGMGDPASSDLTRVSSALPHRPLLSPSGIHLNNMGPQHQQLSPSAMWPQMHLPDGRAQPGSPESSGQPKGVFGEQFDAKNKLTCSICLKEFKNLPALNGHMRSHGGMRASPNLKQEEGEKVLPPQPQPPLPPPPPPPPPPQLPPEAESLTPMVMPVSVPVKLLPPKPSSQGFTNSTVAAPSARDKPASSMSDDEMPVLVRMTLSPPHSPQGAAPRTPAEIPRKHQPSVPKAEEPLKTVQEKKKFRHRPEPLFIPPPPSYNPNPAASYSGATLYQSQLRSPRVLGDHLLLDPTHELPPYTPPPMLSPVRQGSGLFSNVISGHGPGAHPQLPLTPLTPTPRVLLCRSNSIDGSNVTVTPGPGEQTVDVEPRINIGLRFQAEIPELQDISALAQDTHKATLVWKPWPELENHDLQQRVENLLHLCCSSALPGGGTNSEFALHSLFEAKGDVMVALEMLLLRKPVRLKCHPLANYHYAGSDKWTSLERKLFNKALATYSKDFIFVQKMVKSKTVAQCVEYYYTWKKIMRLGRKHRTRLAEIIDDCVTSEEEEELEEEEEDPEEDRKSTKEEESEVPKSPEPPPVPVLAPTEGPPLQALGQPSGSFICEMPNCGADCRCHVTPFLPQVFSSRQALNGHARIHGGTNQVTKARGAVPSGKQKPGGTQSGYCSVKSSPSHSTTSGETDPTTIFPCKECGKVFFKIKSRNAHMKTHRQQEEQQRQKAQKAAFAAEMAATIERTTGPVGAPGLLPLDQLSLIKPIKDVDILDDDVVQQLGGVMEEAEVVDTDLLLDDQDSVLLQGDAEL; via the exons ATGGGTGACCAGCAACTGTACAAGACCAACCATGTGGCCCACGGTAGTGAGAACCTTTTCTACCAACAGCCACCACTTGGCGTCCACGGCGGGCTGAACCACAACTATGGGAATGCAGTAACAGGGGGCGGAATGGATGCCCCTCAGGCCTCGCCCATCTCCCCCCACTTCCCTCAAGAAACGCGGGATGGTCTGGGCTTGCCTGTTGGCTCCAAAAACCTTGGCCAAATGGATACCTCGAGGCAGGGAGGGTGGGGAAGTCATGCAGGGCCTGGAAACCATGTCCAGCTACGTGGAAACCTGGCCAACTCAAACATGATGTGGGGGGCACCGGCCCAGGCTGAGCCCACTGATGGCTACCAATATACCTACTCCCAGGCCAGCGAGATCCGGACCCAGAAGCTTACCAGCGGTGTCTTACACAAGCTGGACTCTTTCACCCAGGTGTTTGCCAACCAAAACCTGCGAATTCAGGTCAACAATATGGCCCAGGTGCTGCACACTCAGTCAGCAGTGATGGATGGAGCCCCTGACAGTGCCCTCCGCCAGCTGCTGTCTCAGAAGCCCATGGAGCCCCCAGCACCGGCTATCCCTTCCCGCTACCAGCAGGTGTCCCAGCAGCCTCACCCTGGTTTCACTGGTGGGCTGTCCAAACCAGCCCTTCAGGTCGGGCAGCACCCTACCCAAGGGCACCTGTATTATGACTACCAGCAGCCACTGGCTCAGGTGCCAGTGCAGGGAGGACAGCCACTGCAGGCCCCACAGATGCTGTCACAGCACATGCAACAGATGCAGCAGCACCAGTATTACCCACCGCAGCAACAGCAGCAAGCCGGGCAACAGCGTATCTCCATGCAAGAAATACAGACGCAGCCGCAACAAATTCGCCCATCACAACCAcagccgccgccaccgccgccgcagcagcagcagctacagCTGCAGCAGCGGCAGGGTTCAATGCAGATACCTCAGTATTATCAGCCCCAACCCATGATGCAGCACTTgcaagagcagcagcagcaacagatGCACCTGCAGCCCCCTTCTTATCACAGGGACCCTCACCAGTATACCCCAGAGCAGGCACACACTGTCCAGCTGATTCCCCTGGGCTCCATGTCCCAGTACTACTACCAGGAGCCCCAGCAGCCCTACAGCCACCCCCTCTACCAGcagagccacctgcctcagcaccAGCAGCGTGAGGACAGTCAGCTGAAGACCTACTCTAGTGACAGACAGGCCCAGGCCATGCTGAGCTCCCATGGGGACTTGGGGCCTCCTGACGCAGGAATGGGAGACCCAGCGAGCTCGGATCTGACCCGGGTCAGCAGCGCCCTCCCCCATCGCCCCCTCCTATCCCCCAGTGGGATCCACCTCAACAACATGGGGCCTCAGCATCAGCAGCTGTCTCCTAGTGCCATGTGGCCCCAG ATGCACCTACCTGATGGGAGAGCCCAGCCAGGGTCCCCTGAGTCAAG TGGCCAACCCAAAGGAGTGTTTGGGGAGCAGTTTGATGCCAAGAACAAGCTGACATGCTCCATCTGCCTGAAGGAGTTCAAGAACCTGCCTGCCCTGAACGGCCACATGCGGTCCCACGGGGGAATGAGGGCCTCCCCCAACCTCAAACAG gaggaaggagagaaggtcCTGCCGCCTCAGCCCCAGCCGCCActgccgcctccgcctccgcctccgccgcCGCCACAGCTCCCTCCCGAGGCAGAAAGCCTCACGCCTATGGTCATGCCCGTGTCTGTCCCTGTCAAGCTTCTCCCGCCCAAGCCCAGCTCTCAGGGGTTCACCAACAGCACCGTTGCCGCCCCCTCCGCCAGAGACAAGCCAGCCAGCTCGATGTCGGACGACGAGATGCCTGTGCTCGTGAGGATGACCCTCTCTCCCCCACACTCACCCCAAGGGGCTGCCCCCCGCACGCCTGCT GAAATCCCCAGGAAGCATCAGCCCAGCGTGCCCAAAGCCGAGGAGCCCCTCAAGACCGTGCAGGAGAAGAAAAAGTTCCGGCACCGGCCGGAACCACTCTTCATCCCGCCGCCGCCCTCCTACAACCCGAACCCCGCCGCCTCCTACTCGGGCGCCACCCTGTACCAGAGCCAGCTGCGCTCCCCGCGCGTCCTCGGGGATCACCTGCTCCTGGACCCCACCCACGAGCTGCCCCCTTACACGCCCCCACCCATGCTGAGCCCGGTGCGCCAGGGCTCAGGGCTCTTCAGCAATGTCATCTCCGGCCACGGCCCTGGCGCCCACCCGCAGCTGCCCCTGACGCCCCTGACGCCCACGCCACGGGTGCTGCTGTGTCGCTCCA acagcATCGATGGCAGCAACGTGACGGTCACCCCAGGGCCTGGAGAGCAGACCGTAGATGTTGAACC ACGCATCAACATTGGCTTGAGATTCCAAGCAGAAATCCCTGAACTCCAAGATATCTCTGCCCTGGCCCAGGACACACACAAGGCCACACTGGTATGGAAGCCCTGGCCAGAACTAGAAAACCATGACCTCCAGCAAAGAG TGGAGAATCTTCTGCATTTGTGCTGTTCCAGTGCATTGCCAGGTGGAGGGACCAATTCTGAATTTGCTTTGCACTCTCTGTTTGAGGCCAAAGGTGATGTAATG GTTGCTCTGGAAATGCTGCTGCTGCGGAAGCCGGTCAGGTTAAAATGTCATCCTTTAGCAAATTACCACTATGCCG GTTCGGACAAGTGGACCTCCCTAGAAAGAAAACTGTTTAACAAAGCACTAGCCACTTACAGCAAAGACTTTATTTTTGTACAGAAGATG GTGAAGTCCAAGACGGTGGCTCAGTGCGTGGAGTACTACTACACATGGAAAAAGATCATGCGGCTGGGGCGGAAACACCGGACACGCCTGGCGGAAATCATCGACGATTGTGTG AcaagtgaagaagaagaagagttagaggaggaggaggaggacccGGAAGAAGATAGGAAATCCACAAAAGAAGAAGAGAGTGAGGTGCCGAAGTCCCCGGAGCCGCCACCCGTCCCTGTCCTGGCTCCCACGGAGGGGCCGCCCCTGCAGGCCCTGGGCCAGCCCTCAGGctccttcatctgtgaaatgccCAACTGTGGGGCT GACTGTAGATGTCATGTCACTCCCTTTCTTCCCCAGGTGTTCAGCTCCCGACAGGCACTGAATGGCCATGCCCGCATCCACGGGGGCACCAACCAGGTGACCAAGGCCCGAGGTGCCGTCCCCTCTGGGAAGCAGAAGCCTGGTGGCACCCAGAGTGGGTACTGTTCGGTGAAGAGCTCACCCTCTCACAGCACCACCAGCGGCGAGACAGACCCCACCACCATCTTCCCCTGCAAGGAGTGTGGCAA agtctTCTTCAAGATCAAAAGCCGAAATGCGCACATGAAAACTCACAGGCAGCAGGAGGAACAGCAGAGGCAAAAGGCTCAGAAGGCGGCTTTTGCAGCTGAGATGGCAGCCACGATCGAGAGGACTACGGGGCCCGTGGGGGCGCCAGGGCTGCTGCCCCTGGACCAGCTGAGTCTGATAAAACCCATCAAGGACGTGGACATCCTCGACGACGACGTCGTCCAGCAGTTGGGAGGTGTCATGGAAGAGGCTGAAGTCGTGGACACCGATCTTCTCTTGGATGATCAAGATTCAGTCTTGCTTCAGGGTGACGCAGAACTATAA
- the TRERF1 gene encoding transcriptional-regulating factor 1 isoform X5 — protein MGDQQLYKTNHVAHGSENLFYQQPPLGVHGGLNHNYGNAVTGGGMDAPQASPISPHFPQETRDGLGLPVGSKNLGQMDTSRQGGWGSHAGPGNHVQLRGNLANSNMMWGAPAQAEPTDGYQYTYSQASEIRTQKLTSGVLHKLDSFTQVFANQNLRIQVNNMAQVLHTQSAVMDGAPDSALRQLLSQKPMEPPAPAIPSRYQQVSQQPHPGFTGGLSKPALQVGQHPTQGHLYYDYQQPLAQVPVQGGQPLQAPQMLSQHMQQMQQHQYYPPQQQQQAGQQRISMQEIQTQPQQIRPSQPQPPPPPPQQQQLQLQQRQGSMQIPQYYQPQPMMQHLQEQQQQQMHLQPPSYHRDPHQYTPEQAHTVQLIPLGSMSQYYYQEPQQPYSHPLYQQSHLPQHQQREDSQLKTYSSDRQAQAMLSSHGDLGPPDAGMGDPASSDLTRVSSALPHRPLLSPSGIHLNNMGPQHQQLSPSAMWPQMHLPDGRAQPGSPESSGQPKGVFGEQFDAKNKLTCSICLKEFKNLPALNGHMRSHGGMRASPNLKQEEGEKVLPPQPQPPLPPPPPPPPPPQLPPEAESLTPMVMPVSVPVKLLPPKPSSQGFTNSTVAAPSARDKPASSMSDDEMPVLVRMTLSPPHSPQGAAPRTPAEIPRKHQPSVPKAEEPLKTVQEKKKFRHRPEPLFIPPPPSYNPNPAASYSGATLYQSQLRSPRVLGDHLLLDPTHELPPYTPPPMLSPVRQGSGLFSNVISGHGPGAHPQLPLTPLTPTPRVLLCRSNSIDGSNVTVTPGPGEQTVDVEPRINIGLRFQAEIPELQDISALAQDTHKATLVWKPWPELENHDLQQRVENLLHLCCSSALPGGGTNSEFALHSLFEAKGDVMVALEMLLLRKPVRLKCHPLANYHYAGSDKWTSLERKLFNKALATYSKDFIFVQKMVKSKTVAQCVEYYYTWKKIMRLGRKHRTRLAEIIDDCVTSEEEEELEEEEEDPEEDRKSTKEEESEVPKSPEPPPVPVLAPTEGPPLQALGQPSGSFICEMPNCGAVFSSRQALNGHARIHGGTNQVTKARGAVPSGKQKPGGTQSGYCSVKSSPSHSTTSGETDPTTIFPCKECGKVFFKIKSRNAHMKTHRQQEEQQRQKAQKAAFAAEMAATIERTTGPVGAPGLLPLDQLSLIKPIKDVDILDDDVVQQLGGVMEEAEVVDTDLLLDDQDSVLLQGDAEL, from the exons ATGGGTGACCAGCAACTGTACAAGACCAACCATGTGGCCCACGGTAGTGAGAACCTTTTCTACCAACAGCCACCACTTGGCGTCCACGGCGGGCTGAACCACAACTATGGGAATGCAGTAACAGGGGGCGGAATGGATGCCCCTCAGGCCTCGCCCATCTCCCCCCACTTCCCTCAAGAAACGCGGGATGGTCTGGGCTTGCCTGTTGGCTCCAAAAACCTTGGCCAAATGGATACCTCGAGGCAGGGAGGGTGGGGAAGTCATGCAGGGCCTGGAAACCATGTCCAGCTACGTGGAAACCTGGCCAACTCAAACATGATGTGGGGGGCACCGGCCCAGGCTGAGCCCACTGATGGCTACCAATATACCTACTCCCAGGCCAGCGAGATCCGGACCCAGAAGCTTACCAGCGGTGTCTTACACAAGCTGGACTCTTTCACCCAGGTGTTTGCCAACCAAAACCTGCGAATTCAGGTCAACAATATGGCCCAGGTGCTGCACACTCAGTCAGCAGTGATGGATGGAGCCCCTGACAGTGCCCTCCGCCAGCTGCTGTCTCAGAAGCCCATGGAGCCCCCAGCACCGGCTATCCCTTCCCGCTACCAGCAGGTGTCCCAGCAGCCTCACCCTGGTTTCACTGGTGGGCTGTCCAAACCAGCCCTTCAGGTCGGGCAGCACCCTACCCAAGGGCACCTGTATTATGACTACCAGCAGCCACTGGCTCAGGTGCCAGTGCAGGGAGGACAGCCACTGCAGGCCCCACAGATGCTGTCACAGCACATGCAACAGATGCAGCAGCACCAGTATTACCCACCGCAGCAACAGCAGCAAGCCGGGCAACAGCGTATCTCCATGCAAGAAATACAGACGCAGCCGCAACAAATTCGCCCATCACAACCAcagccgccgccaccgccgccgcagcagcagcagctacagCTGCAGCAGCGGCAGGGTTCAATGCAGATACCTCAGTATTATCAGCCCCAACCCATGATGCAGCACTTgcaagagcagcagcagcaacagatGCACCTGCAGCCCCCTTCTTATCACAGGGACCCTCACCAGTATACCCCAGAGCAGGCACACACTGTCCAGCTGATTCCCCTGGGCTCCATGTCCCAGTACTACTACCAGGAGCCCCAGCAGCCCTACAGCCACCCCCTCTACCAGcagagccacctgcctcagcaccAGCAGCGTGAGGACAGTCAGCTGAAGACCTACTCTAGTGACAGACAGGCCCAGGCCATGCTGAGCTCCCATGGGGACTTGGGGCCTCCTGACGCAGGAATGGGAGACCCAGCGAGCTCGGATCTGACCCGGGTCAGCAGCGCCCTCCCCCATCGCCCCCTCCTATCCCCCAGTGGGATCCACCTCAACAACATGGGGCCTCAGCATCAGCAGCTGTCTCCTAGTGCCATGTGGCCCCAG ATGCACCTACCTGATGGGAGAGCCCAGCCAGGGTCCCCTGAGTCAAG TGGCCAACCCAAAGGAGTGTTTGGGGAGCAGTTTGATGCCAAGAACAAGCTGACATGCTCCATCTGCCTGAAGGAGTTCAAGAACCTGCCTGCCCTGAACGGCCACATGCGGTCCCACGGGGGAATGAGGGCCTCCCCCAACCTCAAACAG gaggaaggagagaaggtcCTGCCGCCTCAGCCCCAGCCGCCActgccgcctccgcctccgcctccgccgcCGCCACAGCTCCCTCCCGAGGCAGAAAGCCTCACGCCTATGGTCATGCCCGTGTCTGTCCCTGTCAAGCTTCTCCCGCCCAAGCCCAGCTCTCAGGGGTTCACCAACAGCACCGTTGCCGCCCCCTCCGCCAGAGACAAGCCAGCCAGCTCGATGTCGGACGACGAGATGCCTGTGCTCGTGAGGATGACCCTCTCTCCCCCACACTCACCCCAAGGGGCTGCCCCCCGCACGCCTGCT GAAATCCCCAGGAAGCATCAGCCCAGCGTGCCCAAAGCCGAGGAGCCCCTCAAGACCGTGCAGGAGAAGAAAAAGTTCCGGCACCGGCCGGAACCACTCTTCATCCCGCCGCCGCCCTCCTACAACCCGAACCCCGCCGCCTCCTACTCGGGCGCCACCCTGTACCAGAGCCAGCTGCGCTCCCCGCGCGTCCTCGGGGATCACCTGCTCCTGGACCCCACCCACGAGCTGCCCCCTTACACGCCCCCACCCATGCTGAGCCCGGTGCGCCAGGGCTCAGGGCTCTTCAGCAATGTCATCTCCGGCCACGGCCCTGGCGCCCACCCGCAGCTGCCCCTGACGCCCCTGACGCCCACGCCACGGGTGCTGCTGTGTCGCTCCA acagcATCGATGGCAGCAACGTGACGGTCACCCCAGGGCCTGGAGAGCAGACCGTAGATGTTGAACC ACGCATCAACATTGGCTTGAGATTCCAAGCAGAAATCCCTGAACTCCAAGATATCTCTGCCCTGGCCCAGGACACACACAAGGCCACACTGGTATGGAAGCCCTGGCCAGAACTAGAAAACCATGACCTCCAGCAAAGAG TGGAGAATCTTCTGCATTTGTGCTGTTCCAGTGCATTGCCAGGTGGAGGGACCAATTCTGAATTTGCTTTGCACTCTCTGTTTGAGGCCAAAGGTGATGTAATG GTTGCTCTGGAAATGCTGCTGCTGCGGAAGCCGGTCAGGTTAAAATGTCATCCTTTAGCAAATTACCACTATGCCG GTTCGGACAAGTGGACCTCCCTAGAAAGAAAACTGTTTAACAAAGCACTAGCCACTTACAGCAAAGACTTTATTTTTGTACAGAAGATG GTGAAGTCCAAGACGGTGGCTCAGTGCGTGGAGTACTACTACACATGGAAAAAGATCATGCGGCTGGGGCGGAAACACCGGACACGCCTGGCGGAAATCATCGACGATTGTGTG AcaagtgaagaagaagaagagttagaggaggaggaggaggacccGGAAGAAGATAGGAAATCCACAAAAGAAGAAGAGAGTGAGGTGCCGAAGTCCCCGGAGCCGCCACCCGTCCCTGTCCTGGCTCCCACGGAGGGGCCGCCCCTGCAGGCCCTGGGCCAGCCCTCAGGctccttcatctgtgaaatgccCAACTGTGGGGCT GTGTTCAGCTCCCGACAGGCACTGAATGGCCATGCCCGCATCCACGGGGGCACCAACCAGGTGACCAAGGCCCGAGGTGCCGTCCCCTCTGGGAAGCAGAAGCCTGGTGGCACCCAGAGTGGGTACTGTTCGGTGAAGAGCTCACCCTCTCACAGCACCACCAGCGGCGAGACAGACCCCACCACCATCTTCCCCTGCAAGGAGTGTGGCAA agtctTCTTCAAGATCAAAAGCCGAAATGCGCACATGAAAACTCACAGGCAGCAGGAGGAACAGCAGAGGCAAAAGGCTCAGAAGGCGGCTTTTGCAGCTGAGATGGCAGCCACGATCGAGAGGACTACGGGGCCCGTGGGGGCGCCAGGGCTGCTGCCCCTGGACCAGCTGAGTCTGATAAAACCCATCAAGGACGTGGACATCCTCGACGACGACGTCGTCCAGCAGTTGGGAGGTGTCATGGAAGAGGCTGAAGTCGTGGACACCGATCTTCTCTTGGATGATCAAGATTCAGTCTTGCTTCAGGGTGACGCAGAACTATAA